CGCCAGAAAGCCAGCACATTTGCGCTGGTTCGTTGTTATTAAAGGTGTTAAGTGTCAAGCCCAGCTAAGCAAGAAGAGCGTTTAATCGTACTGGATACCGAGACTACCGGTATTAATCCAAAAGAAGGCCACCGTATCGTTGAAATTGGTTGTGTTGAGATGATCAACCGTCAACTGACTGGGCGAACCTACCATGCCTACATTAATCCTATGTTCCAAATGGAGCAGGAAGTTATTGACGTTCACGGCTTAACGAATGAGTTCTTGGCCGATAAGCCACTGTTTAACCAAGTTGCCCAAGAGTTTATCGACTTTATACGCGGTGCTGAATTGGTTATTCACAATGCGCGATTCGACGTTGGCTTTATGGATCACGAGTTCGGTATGGTTAATGCTGGTTTACCGATGACGGATGATATATGTACCGTTACCGATACGCTGAAAGTGTCGAAAGATGAATTCGGCTCGCCAAAAACATTAGATTTTCTTGCCAAGCACTATCGGGTAGACAAGCTTGTTGACCGTACCTATCACGGCGCTTTGATTGATGCCCAGTTATTGGCTTACGTCTATATTGAGATGACGCGCAAGCAGGCAACATTTAATTTAAGCGCGGATGAAGGTGATGGTGGGGCGCTTGCTGGTGGTATTCGCCGTTTAGCAGAAAATCGAGCGCCATTAAAGATTGTTCAAGCTTCTGCCGATGAACTAATAGCACATGAAGAAAGGCTCGCAATTGTAGAGCAAAAAGGAAGTTCACCACTATGGTTAAAATAAGTCGACTGCTGGCTGTTGGTGCGTTATCGCTAAGTTCGCTCACCCACATTAGCCAAGCTGTTGAACAACAGGAAGAAACCTCGCCGCAGTCAAACACGATGACCATGGCTGGCAACAAGGCTATGGCTAACAATATGTCAATGGACGCCAGCAAAGACAAAGCCATGGCGCAAAAGCCAAGTCCTAAAATAGATTATTACGACGTTGACAACGTTACCAACCAAATTCCTTATTTTGACAATCGTTTTCGTATTGATGCCCAGCTTGATGAAGTCACGTTATTGTTTTATCGAAAAATGGGTTCACCACCGATTATTTTAATACGACCTGACGGCAGCAAGGTCAAAGTCAATCAGCATGACAAAGAAAGCGTCGAGTGGTACGACGATCGCACGTTTGACATGATTAAAATGAAACGCCCAATGCCAGGCCCGTGGCAAGCGATTGGGCAGATTCAACCAGGTAGCCACATCATGGTGATGTCGGAAGTGCGTCTTGAGGTCGCGCCATTACCTAATATTATGCTGTCAGGTGAAACCATTAAAATGACGGGTAAGTTATTTAATGGCGAGCTTGCTATAGATAACCCTTCTTTTAAAGACGTTGTTCGATTGGATGTA
This Thalassotalea euphylliae DNA region includes the following protein-coding sequences:
- the dnaQ gene encoding DNA polymerase III subunit epsilon; this translates as MSSPAKQEERLIVLDTETTGINPKEGHRIVEIGCVEMINRQLTGRTYHAYINPMFQMEQEVIDVHGLTNEFLADKPLFNQVAQEFIDFIRGAELVIHNARFDVGFMDHEFGMVNAGLPMTDDICTVTDTLKVSKDEFGSPKTLDFLAKHYRVDKLVDRTYHGALIDAQLLAYVYIEMTRKQATFNLSADEGDGGALAGGIRRLAENRAPLKIVQASADELIAHEERLAIVEQKGSSPLWLK